In Erigeron canadensis isolate Cc75 chromosome 6, C_canadensis_v1, whole genome shotgun sequence, the following are encoded in one genomic region:
- the LOC122604512 gene encoding F-box protein At3g07870-like: MADFPEDTLYNIFSRIPIKSLARFRCVCKQWRVYINDPHLANIHHHVKEEPKPIHIAPIQRTDQFHQRASELSLLRVMADGVQVNKDLSSRFLVKRNSKHMEDQIQGYCHGLITLIRKEHRRRKRGTTFVVINPLTKDCHDLPRLIKRPYEKISGQGLGFDNSANTFKMVCVLDHTKNGAKMRTVQVHNLGTDSWREIPQVSYKYYCIGVRAVYANGRLHWYACGDLGEKVVWIDMKKEEYGLSDLPKQTRVRYFMKLVDLNGEVGCVYLKYGPNYGGDEVVVWILKHEDQWSKHCVIKLPDYNDKVDVIGCWNKEGDILIKRLLTNALKGPSQLVVYRLTNDSFHSLAGLEDGPGEEANYYNIQMYQSSLLSMRKWH; this comes from the coding sequence ATGGCCGACTTTCCTGAAGACACTCTGTATAATATCTTTTCAAGAATTCCGATCAAATCTTTGGCTCGTTTTCGGTGTGTATGCAAACAATGGCGCGTATACATCAACGATCCTCACCTTGCAAACATTCATCATCATGTCAAAGAAGAACCCAAACCCATCCATATTGCTCCAATTCAACGTACTGATCAATTCCATCAACGAGCGTCTGAGCTCAGTCTTTTACGTGTTATGGCAGACGGAGTACAGGTTAATAAAGATTTGTCCTCTAGATTTCTAGtaaaaagaaattcaaaacACATGGAGGATCAAATACAAGGTTATTGCCATGGGCTCATCACTTTAATACGAAAAGAACACCGTCGTCGTAAACGTGGCACCACTTTTGTAGTGATCAATCCTCTAACTAAGGATTGTCACGACTTGCCACGACTCATCAAGAGGCCGTATGAAAAAATATCAGGGCAAGGGCTCGGTTTTGATAATTCCGCCAACACCTTCAAGATGGTTTGTGTTCTTGATCATACTAAAAATGGAGCGAAAATGCGCACTGTGCAGGTTCATAATTTGGGCACTGACTCGTGGCGCGAGATACCCCAAGTGTCGTATAAGTATTATTGCATTGGTGTTAGAGCCGTCTATGCTAATGGACGTTTGCATTGGTATGCGTGTGGGGACCTAGGGGAGAAAGTAGTTTGGATTGACATGAAAAAAGAGGAATACGGGTTGAGTGACCTTCCAAAACAAACAAGGGTTAGGTACTTCATGAAGTTGGTTGATCTTAATGGAGAGGTCGGATGCGTGTATCTTAAGTATGGGCCTAATTATGGTGGTGATGAAGTGGTAGTGTGGATACTGAAGCATGAAGACCAATGGAGCAAACACTGTGTCATTAAGCTTCCTGATTATAATGATAAAGTGGATGTTATAGGTTGTTGGAACAAAGAAGGAGACATATTAATCAAAAGATTGCTGACAAATGCTCTAAAAGGTCCGTCGCAATTGGTTGTTTACAGACTGACAAATGACAGTTTCCATAGCCTGGCCGGTTTAGAAGATGGTCCAGGTGAAGAAGCAAATTATTACAATATTCAAATGTATCAAAGCAGTTTGCTTTCTATGCGTAAATGGCATTGA